One genomic segment of Tachyglossus aculeatus isolate mTacAcu1 chromosome 17, mTacAcu1.pri, whole genome shotgun sequence includes these proteins:
- the LOC119939671 gene encoding leucine-rich repeat extensin-like protein 2 isoform X2, translated as MKTLLLVGGILVMTVCFSYSESEERWLRLKRQPSFPFSFQDKPDRNIPRPYYPRPFLNIPRPYTINPEHQFAYVFPNLKFQIPSVFPFPLEFLPPFYPFVHPIYYGPQTSTPPRNPTVTSQTPQPPVDSSANTPESATAAPVTATPMAQTPLQP; from the exons ATGAAGACTCTACTACTGGTTGGAGGTATCCTGGTTATGACCGTTTGCTTCTCC TACAGCGAGAGTGAAGAAAGATGGTTGAGGCTGAAGCGCCAGCCAAGCTTTCCCTTTAGCTTCCAAGACAAACCTGACAGAAACATCCCACGTCCTTATTACCCTCGACCATTTCTAAATATTCCCCGCCCCTACACGATTAACCCTGAGCACCAATTCGCCTATGTTTTTCCCAACTTGAAGTTCCAAATCCCAAGTGTATTTCCATTTCCCCTGGAATTCCTCCCACCTTTctatccctttgttcatcccatcTATTATGGCCCTCAAACCTCAACCCCTCCCAGAAATCCCACCGTGACCAGCCAAACTCCACAGCCCCCTGTCGATTCCTCCGCCAATACCCCGGAGTCTGCTACTGCTGCCCCCGTGACTGCTACCCCCATGGCCCAAACTCCCCTCCAACCTTAA
- the LOC119939671 gene encoding leucine-rich repeat extensin-like protein 2 isoform X1: MKTLLLVGGILVMTVCFSAAEDEEWKKVDYSESEERWLRLKRQPSFPFSFQDKPDRNIPRPYYPRPFLNIPRPYTINPEHQFAYVFPNLKFQIPSVFPFPLEFLPPFYPFVHPIYYGPQTSTPPRNPTVTSQTPQPPVDSSANTPESATAAPVTATPMAQTPLQP; encoded by the exons ATGAAGACTCTACTACTGGTTGGAGGTATCCTGGTTATGACCGTTTGCTTCTCC GCGGCAGAGGACGAGGAATGGAAAAAGGTTGAT TACAGCGAGAGTGAAGAAAGATGGTTGAGGCTGAAGCGCCAGCCAAGCTTTCCCTTTAGCTTCCAAGACAAACCTGACAGAAACATCCCACGTCCTTATTACCCTCGACCATTTCTAAATATTCCCCGCCCCTACACGATTAACCCTGAGCACCAATTCGCCTATGTTTTTCCCAACTTGAAGTTCCAAATCCCAAGTGTATTTCCATTTCCCCTGGAATTCCTCCCACCTTTctatccctttgttcatcccatcTATTATGGCCCTCAAACCTCAACCCCTCCCAGAAATCCCACCGTGACCAGCCAAACTCCACAGCCCCCTGTCGATTCCTCCGCCAATACCCCGGAGTCTGCTACTGCTGCCCCCGTGACTGCTACCCCCATGGCCCAAACTCCCCTCCAACCTTAA